The region ACTTGCAGGTGGAAAGCCTGTTGTTGTTGATGTTGGTGATGATTACTGTATGGATCCAGAGCAGCTAGAGGAAGCTGTTGAGAAATACAGACCAAAGGTTGTTATACCTGTTCATCTTTTTGGTCAGACAGCTGATATGGACAGGATAAAGGAGATCTGTAGAGAGAATGATGTGATAGTTCTTGAGGATGCAGCACAGGCACACGGAGCTGAGTATAAAGGGAAAAAAGCTGGAAATCTTGGTGATCTGTCAGCCTTCAGCTTTTATGCCTCAAAGAATGTTGCAATGGGTGAAGGAGGAGCGATTTTAACATCAGATCCAGAGATAGATGAGAAGATATCAAACTGGATAGAGTTTGGAGACCATCCAGCACTGAACCTGAGAATTACAGAGTTTCAGGCCGGTATAGGTTACTGGCAGCTCCAGAAGCTTGATGATACAAATGAGAAAAGAAGAAAGATAGCAAAACTTTATAACAGAGAGTTTAGAGATCTTCCTGCCCTAAAGCTTCCTGAGGAGCTTGATGGAAGAAAACATGTGTTTCATATATACGCCCTCAGACATCCAAAAAGGGATCAGATACTTGAAAGACTGATAGAAAAGGGGATAGGAGCAAGGGTCTATTACGATTACACACTCCACCAGCTTAGGAATGCTGAGCATTTAGATTGTGGTTTCTCTGAAAAGGTTGTTAAAGAGATATTTGCCATTCCCGTTCATGCAGCTTTAAAAGAGGATGAGATAGCATATATTGTAGATACTGTTAAAAAGGTTGTAAAAGATCTGTCCTGAGGTTTAGTATAATACTATCAGAAATCTATTAAGGAGAAATCTGATGACGGAGATAAACGGCAATCTATCGGCTGAAGGACTGAATTTCTGTATTGTTGTTGGAAGATTTAACGATCTTATAACAAACAAGCTTCTTGAAGGGGCGATAGACTGTATAGTCAGACATGGTG is a window of Persephonella marina EX-H1 DNA encoding:
- a CDS encoding DegT/DnrJ/EryC1/StrS family aminotransferase, translated to MIPIIKPVFGKEEEDTVLEIMKSGQITRGRWTLKFKESFSDYIGSTFCHPVCSGTAALYIALKAVGVSSPEDVVIVPAMSFMATIDAVLLAGGKPVVVDVGDDYCMDPEQLEEAVEKYRPKVVIPVHLFGQTADMDRIKEICRENDVIVLEDAAQAHGAEYKGKKAGNLGDLSAFSFYASKNVAMGEGGAILTSDPEIDEKISNWIEFGDHPALNLRITEFQAGIGYWQLQKLDDTNEKRRKIAKLYNREFRDLPALKLPEELDGRKHVFHIYALRHPKRDQILERLIEKGIGARVYYDYTLHQLRNAEHLDCGFSEKVVKEIFAIPVHAALKEDEIAYIVDTVKKVVKDLS